CCAGGCTCAGGTTTGGGGATGACCTTGTGGTTGATTGCCATGACTTTCTTTATTGCTTCCTCCTTAATGGGGGGGATCAATTATATCACGACCGTCATTAACCTTCGTACCAAAGGAATGTCCTTTTCAAAACTTCCTTTGACCATATGGGCTTTCTTCCTAACTGCAGTGATCGGCTTGTTATCCTTCCCGGTTTTATTTGCAGCAGCACTATTGTTGGTGTTTGATAGAAGCTTTGGAACTTCCTTCTACCTTTCTGATATCTATATCAATGGTGAAGCACTTCCAAATACTGGAGGTAGCCCGGTATTGTACCAGCACTTGTTCTGGTTCCTAGGCCACCCAGAAGTATATATCGTTTTGATACCGGCACTAGGTATCACTTCTGAAGTAATCGCTACGAATTCTAGAAAACCGATTTTCGGATACAAGGCCATGATCGTGTCTATGTTGGGTATTACTGTTTTATCCTTCGTAGTATGGGCACACCACATGTTTGTGTCGGGTATGAACCCATTCTTGGGATCTATCTTCATGTTCCTGACTTTGATTATTGCGGTGCCTTCTGCGGTAAAAGTCTTCAACTACCTGACCACACTTTGGAGGGGTAACCTGATCTTTACCCCTGCGATGTTGTTCTCTATTGGCCTGGTATCGTTCTTTATCTCTGGTGGTTTGACAGGTATTTTCCTGGGTAACTCTGCAATTGATATCCAACTTCACGATACTTACTTTGTGGTAGCTCACTTCCACCTAGTAATGGGATCAGCCTCATTCTTTGGAATGTTGGCGGGTGTTTACCATTGGTTCCCAAAGATGTTCGGTCGAATGATGGATGCGAAGCTAGGATACCTTCACTTCTGGTTGACATTTGTGGGTGTTTACATGGTATTCTTCCCAATGCACTATATAGGTATAGCTGGATTTCCTAGAAGATATTACACTTGGACTAGCTTTGAGTTCACTAACATGTACACTGATTTGAACATGTTTGTATCTGTAGCTGCTATCATCACATTTGCTGCTCAGTTTATCTTTTTGTTTAACTTCTTCTACTCTATGTATAGAGGTAAGAAAGCGAGCAAAAACCCGTGGAGATCAACCACACTGGAGTGGACTACACCGGTTAATCCTGGACATGGTAACTGGCCTGGAGAGATCCCAGCAGTATATAGATGGGCTTATGATTACTCTAAGCCTGGAGCAGAGGAAGATTTCATTCCTCAGACTGTTCCTCTATCAGCTACACCAGAATCTAACCTTCCGCATGAGCAAGAATTGGTGAAAACCGAACTGGAGATTATGAAGGAGGAAGAAGAGGTTTTGGCAGCAAATGAAGCAAAACACTAAACATGCAGTAAGTAGCTTTCGCCGTGTGAGTTTGATCACGGTGATAGCTGTTTATATCCTGATATTAATAGGAGGTATAGTACGTAGCACAGGGTCAGGAATGGGTTGTCCAGACTGGCCAAAGTGCTTTGGGAGTGTGATTCCACCTACCAGCGTTGACCAACTTCCTAAGAATTACCAGGAGATTTACTTAGAGAAAAGACTGGCTAAGAATGAACGATTCGTAGCTACACTTGAAAAGCTGGGGTTTACTGAGAAGGCAGAAGAAATAGCCAATGATAAATCTATCCTAATCGAAGAGGAATTCAATCCTGTTAAAACTTGGATTGAGTATCTCAACCGACTGGCTGGTGTTGTAATTGGCTTCTTGATTATTCTGACAGTTTGGAAATCATTCCCGCTATGGAAAACCGATAAATGCTTACCCATTGTATCTGTTTTTAGTCTAGTGCTTGTGATTTTCATCGGTTGGATTGGATCTATAGTCGTATCGACAAATCTTCTTCACTGGATGATTACAGTTCATATGATCCTAGCGCTACTATTGGTTTCGCTGCTGATATATGTCTATCATAGATCAGGCAGGTTGCAGGCAAGAAAGGGCGTGAAGATGGATGTGCCGGGCAAGGTGGAAGTACTGCTGTTGATTGGTACACTACTAATGTTTGTACAAGTTGTGCTGGGAACTCAAGTTCGGGAGCAGATCGACATCATTTCTGATTCACTTGGAAATATGCTTCGGGAGGAATGGGTTGGACGCGTAGGGGTTGATTTCCTAATTCACCGGTCCTTCTCCCTAGTATTGCTAGGTATTCATGTCTTGTATTTCTTTTGGGCGTTTAAGTACACCCTCAGAAGGTCTCAAGTAAATCTTTGGTCTCAGGTCTTAATGATTCTGATCATATTGGAAATAGCTACAGGAATGGCAATGGCATACTTTGGTATCCCTGCTTTTCTCCAGCCTATCCATTTATTAGTAGGTTCATTGATTATCGGGGTGCAGGTCCTCTTGCTTCTTGAAATCAGGGAACACAAGCAATTTCGATTAAATACCAATTAATCATGAGGACAGTTGAATTAACTGACCATATCCATACTCGATGGAGTAGTAGAATCAAATCGTACTCGGAGTTGATCAAGCTTAGGCTATCCGCTTTTGTTACGCTTTCTGCGGCTTTTGGCTATATACTCGGCGATCGTGGAGTGAATTTTGGCTGGGCAGGATTTGTAGGTTTGGTTTTAGGCGGCTTTTTGATCAGCGGTGCTTCCTGTGCTGCTAATGAGATCATGGAGCGGGATTTGGACAAGCTGATGAAGCGTACCCAAAACCGTCCGCTTCCCCTTCAGACAATTTCTGTAAAAGAAGCTTATTGGTTTACGAGCATAGTAGCTATTATAGGAGTTATGCTTCTTTGGGTTTTCACCAATCCATTGACCACAGGGCTAGGGGTGCTGAGCATGATACTGTATGCATTTGTCTATACTCCGATGAAGAGAGTGGGGCCTATCGCAGTATTTGTTGGAGCCATTCCTGGGGCATTGCCTCCATTGCTGGGTTGGACTGCAGCTACAGGAACCATTACTTATGAAGCTTTAATCATCTTTGGGATTCAGTTTATCTGGCAGTTTCCTCACTTTTGGGCTATTGCCTGGGTAAGTGATGAGGATTATAAGGCTGCCGGCTTTAAATTATTGCCTAGTGGTGGGGCCAAGGATTTGAATACGGCTATTCAAATCATGATTTACACCTTATTCTTGTTGCCGCTTGGCTTATTGCCAAGTTACTTTGGGCTTACGGGAATGACCTCAGGAATAGTAGCAACGGTTTGCGGAGTTTTATTCTTAGCTCAGACATTTTCACTGATGAGAGATTGCTCGCGCAAATCAGCATTAAAAATCATGTTCGGTTCATTCCTTTACTTGCCGATAGTTCAAATTGCATATTTACTGGATAAACTACCCTAAACTATGGAGAAGGAATTGAAGTATGTAGATGTGGTAGAGCAGCCCATTGCCATGCACCCGAAGAAGTTTGCCTTATGGCTTTTCTTGGTGACAGTGGTGATGATATTTGCGGCATTGACAAGTGCTTATATCGTACGTCAATCTGAAGGGAATTGGTTGGAATATGACCTACCTTCGATTTTCTGGTATACTTCAGGAATAGTAATCCTGAGTAGTGTTTGCTTACAGGTGGCTTACGCCGCTGCCAAAAAGGATAATCTCGCCGGGTTAAGGTTGGGAATTACGCTAGCTGTAGTGCTAGGGATAGCTTTCTT
This genomic window from Algoriphagus sp. TR-M9 contains:
- the cyoE gene encoding heme o synthase, yielding MRTVELTDHIHTRWSSRIKSYSELIKLRLSAFVTLSAAFGYILGDRGVNFGWAGFVGLVLGGFLISGASCAANEIMERDLDKLMKRTQNRPLPLQTISVKEAYWFTSIVAIIGVMLLWVFTNPLTTGLGVLSMILYAFVYTPMKRVGPIAVFVGAIPGALPPLLGWTAATGTITYEALIIFGIQFIWQFPHFWAIAWVSDEDYKAAGFKLLPSGGAKDLNTAIQIMIYTLFLLPLGLLPSYFGLTGMTSGIVATVCGVLFLAQTFSLMRDCSRKSALKIMFGSFLYLPIVQIAYLLDKLP
- a CDS encoding cytochrome c oxidase subunit 3 yields the protein MEKELKYVDVVEQPIAMHPKKFALWLFLVTVVMIFAALTSAYIVRQSEGNWLEYDLPSIFWYTSGIVILSSVCLQVAYAAAKKDNLAGLRLGITLAVVLGIAFLVGQWYSWVALVDRNVFFVGNPAGSFLYVFTGLHAVHLISGVIFLIIVLISTFRYKVHSQSMDTLEMATTYWHFLAALWLYLFMFLLLNH
- a CDS encoding cytochrome c oxidase subunit I, with translation MSTASVAHHDAAHDHHDHEHHDNFVTKYIFSTDHKMIAKQYLVTGMFWALIGGFLSILFRLQLGFPDMDMSFLRPLLGGWIDETGKLDPTFYLALVTMHGTIMVFFVLTAGLSGTFSNLLIPLQIGARDMASGFMNMLSYWLFFLSGVIMFISLFLKTGPAGGGWVVYPPLSALEQAIPGSGLGMTLWLIAMTFFIASSLMGGINYITTVINLRTKGMSFSKLPLTIWAFFLTAVIGLLSFPVLFAAALLLVFDRSFGTSFYLSDIYINGEALPNTGGSPVLYQHLFWFLGHPEVYIVLIPALGITSEVIATNSRKPIFGYKAMIVSMLGITVLSFVVWAHHMFVSGMNPFLGSIFMFLTLIIAVPSAVKVFNYLTTLWRGNLIFTPAMLFSIGLVSFFISGGLTGIFLGNSAIDIQLHDTYFVVAHFHLVMGSASFFGMLAGVYHWFPKMFGRMMDAKLGYLHFWLTFVGVYMVFFPMHYIGIAGFPRRYYTWTSFEFTNMYTDLNMFVSVAAIITFAAQFIFLFNFFYSMYRGKKASKNPWRSTTLEWTTPVNPGHGNWPGEIPAVYRWAYDYSKPGAEEDFIPQTVPLSATPESNLPHEQELVKTELEIMKEEEEVLAANEAKH
- a CDS encoding COX15/CtaA family protein, which translates into the protein MKQNTKHAVSSFRRVSLITVIAVYILILIGGIVRSTGSGMGCPDWPKCFGSVIPPTSVDQLPKNYQEIYLEKRLAKNERFVATLEKLGFTEKAEEIANDKSILIEEEFNPVKTWIEYLNRLAGVVIGFLIILTVWKSFPLWKTDKCLPIVSVFSLVLVIFIGWIGSIVVSTNLLHWMITVHMILALLLVSLLIYVYHRSGRLQARKGVKMDVPGKVEVLLLIGTLLMFVQVVLGTQVREQIDIISDSLGNMLREEWVGRVGVDFLIHRSFSLVLLGIHVLYFFWAFKYTLRRSQVNLWSQVLMILIILEIATGMAMAYFGIPAFLQPIHLLVGSLIIGVQVLLLLEIREHKQFRLNTN